A region of the Callithrix jacchus isolate 240 chromosome 5, calJac240_pri, whole genome shotgun sequence genome:
CAGACTTGGATAACCAGTACCAAATTCTTTGGCTTGCGCCATGTTCCGAGTGAGAATGAAAGGTTTCACTGGAGGCCTCTCCTGGCGAGATGAGTTAGAAGTGGATGCCTCTCTTGAAGAGTCTTTCTCTCCCAGGATCTCTATTTCCTGGTCAATGCTCTCAATCTCTTCTAAGCTGATATCAATCCACCTCGGAAGGTGAAGAAGATAATATTCACGAACACGCTCATCATCTGCTTGACCACTTTCCACTTCAGATTTCACTGTAGACAACCTATGCTCCAACTCCTTCTTCTTGTATCTCTCTATTTTAGCCTGCCTTTGAGATGCCATAGCAACGGGGCTAGGATAAGCCAGGGAGGTAATAGCAGTGTGATTTTCACCTGAGTTGTTCTTGGTTTTGGGCAGCTCAAACTCGGCCACATGATAGTAATGGCACTGAGTTAAGTAGTTTATAAAGTGTTTGCGAGCCTGCTGCAAATGATCTAGACGCTTACTGGGGTTGACTTGTTTCATGGTGAGGGCTCCTTGAAACGCTGGCACCATCAGGTACTTCAGGTCGGTGGAAGTAATCTCCTCCAAATCTTCATTTCGGCTGAACAAGTCAAGCTGCGATAACATTTTGGCAGCCTTCTCAAGGAGGTCGAAGCCCTTGGACACCTTCTCCTGGATTATCCCGGAACCGGTGGGTTCAGCTGCTCCTTCAACTTCATCCAGTAGCTGTTTGCCGGAATCGAACAGCTTAGGGAGCCACAGCGGTGGCAGGAACTCGTCTTCAGCAGCTGTCGTCTTGGGGAGGCTGACGCGAAATGTTGATTCTTTCCCTTTGTGGGTACACGTAAAGATTCTGGAGTAGATTTCTAACAACGAGTCTGAATCAGCACTGCTGGGCAGGGCAGTCAGGGAGGAGGTGGCTTTAGGGGCGGCATAGGGGAAGGCCAGGTCTGAATTGCTCCTCCACTCTGGGTCTTCATtaaactctgtctctctgtttccatTTCCTAAAATTGTAAAGTGGGAGTAACACTGCCTGCCTCGCTCACAAGATTTCTGTGAGGACTGAATAACAGAATGCGTGTGAAATGCAGCTACCCCCCACCCAGGCTATTCAGCCCCTCCACTGTTGTCCCCTGTACTTTGGGACCCCAAACTGACTTAGCCAAGATTCAAGTATCTGCAGTTCCTGCCGCACAGGGAAGTAGCATCAGGTCTGGATTTCCTAACAGAGTGCtcttacatgtgtatatatgatgTACATGTAcagatgtgtatgtatgtgtataacgTTGACTTTTTGACAGTCACAACTGCTTTATGAACTTATATAATAAaacaccatttttatttatttttatttcattcatttaattatttatttaatttgagacggagtctctctctgtcaccaggctggagtgcagtatcttGGCTCGTTGCAAAGAAATACTAACAACTAACTATCTACTGAATGTTTACTATGCATCTGGACTTTATGGTTAATCCTCACGACTCTGAGGTAGAAAATGGAATCACACTCCCATTTCGTGGATAAAGAACCTGAGGCATGACAAAGATTCTTTgctggacaggcatggtggctcacacctgtaatcccagcactttaggaggctgaggcaggtggatcacctgaggtcagaagtttgagatcagcctggccaacatggtgaaaccctgtctctactaaaaatttaaaaaatcagcagggtgtggtggtgtgtacctctaatcccagctgcttgggaggctgaggcaggagaattgcttgaacctgggaggcggaggctgcagtgagcagagattgcaccactgcattccagcctgggcaagagagtaagactatggctcaaaaaaaaaaaaaagattctttgcTTAGCCAAACTTTGGTCAGGCTTCTGAAACTTCTCATAGGCCAGTATGTGCATGTTCTTGTAAATTCCAATTTTAGTAAAGGAACTCTGCTAAGTCAATTTAGCTGAAACCCCCATTCTCCAAATCTCATCAGGTTCCTCATCCTATACTAACTCCCAAGTGATAGCTGATCACCCCagcctgtcttcagcaagaatcctgttagatCAGTTTAGCCAGAATTCCTCTTACCCCTGATGTTTCCTCTtggtaattttccatccactgaccttCACACTACTCCTTGGGTATAAATTCCCATTTGCCCATGCTGTACTTCAGACTTATGCCTAATCTTTCTCCTCCACTGCAAGACCCGGTTGCAGTGGTCCCTATACCTATCCTCATGGTTCTAAACAAAGTTATCCTTACAGCAAAAAATTGCACCTCTCCCAGCTACCAAAGCCTCTGCTACTGATATTCCTGGAGGAGCTCTAGTAACTATAAACCCCTGCAAATGTGGAAGAAGTAACTGGAGCCTGGGTCCAGTCATGACTGTCTACTAAATCATCTCATCCAATGCCCACTGAAGGCTCATGGTGCACCAGCACAGGGACAAGAACTTCACACACCTTACTCATTTAATCCACTCAACAATTCTACAGAATAGAtaatatctccattttgcagatgagaaaactgaggccaaaaGAGGCAGAAATGTGTTCAAGTGGTAGAGGAGGCATTAAAATCCACATGTCCCTGGAGAGcacttccattttatttatttatttatttgagatataatagcactctgtcgcccaggctggagtgcagtggcactgtgtcagctcactgaaacctctgtctcctgagttcaagcagttttgctgcctcagcctcctgagtagctgggattacaggtgcccatcaccacgcctagctaatatttatttatttattgacagagtctcacttttgcccaggctggagtgcaatggcacaatctcagctcactgcaacctcccgtcccaggttcaagcaatt
Encoded here:
- the IGBP1C gene encoding immunoglobulin-binding protein 1 family member C; this translates as MQNLEHGKELGFYPEGNKGPGWGVAAFHTHSVIQSSQKSCERGRQCYSHFTILGNGNRETEFNEDPEWRSNSDLAFPYAAPKATSSLTALPSSADSDSLLEIYSRIFTCTHKGKESTFRVSLPKTTAAEDEFLPPLWLPKLFDSGKQLLDEVEGAAEPTGSGIIQEKVSKGFDLLEKAAKMLSQLDLFSRNEDLEEITSTDLKYLMVPAFQGALTMKQVNPSKRLDHLQQARKHFINYLTQCHYYHVAEFELPKTKNNSGENHTAITSLAYPSPVAMASQRQAKIERYKKKELEHRLSTVKSEVESGQADDERVREYYLLHLPRWIDISLEEIESIDQEIEILGEKDSSREASTSNSSRQERPPVKPFILTRNMAQAKEFGTGYPSLASVTVSDWYDQHWKHGALPDQGIAKATPEEFGKATQQGKDQEKEKEDDEQTLQGAREWDDWKDAHPRGYGNRQNMG